From one Perca flavescens isolate YP-PL-M2 chromosome 19, PFLA_1.0, whole genome shotgun sequence genomic stretch:
- the LOC114546111 gene encoding zinc finger and SCAN domain-containing protein 20-like, with the protein MCGAEKVSAAPPCLVGTLGTGSRRGPDHLRAVVVRAEGRALGGEEENDRYPDDQKRICSFSPEPSADVKLATVAGKKGKKEEEQPADPPAVAAEEEEEEYEVEKILYHRVVKGTVEFLRKWKGFLDEDNTWEPQDNLDGPDHIAEYMQKHKEKEEKKKEGKRKVVSEASGDSEERGSKKKEEEKRRGGEGHQRIHTGEKLYSCDQCGADFKTQGNLKRHQRIHTEDKPYRCEQCGKTFSQSSHLKRHHQLIHTAS; encoded by the exons ATGTGTGGAGCAGAGAAAGTGAGCGCTGCTCCCCCCTGTTTAGTTGGGACTCTGGGGACAGGAAGCAGACGTGgaccagaccacctgagag CTGTCGTTGTGAGGGCAGAGGGGCGGGCCCTCGGCGGTGAAGAGGAGAACGACCGTTATCCTGATGATCAGAAGAGAATCTGTTCTTTTTCTCCG GAGCCCTCAGCAGACGTCAAGCTGGCGACTGTAGCAGGAAAGAAGGgcaagaaggaggaggagcagcctgcagATCCtccagcagtagcagcagaggaggaagaggaggagtatGAGGTGGAGAAGATTTTGTACCACAGAGTGGTGAAGGGAACAGTAGAGTTTCTGCGGAAATGGAAAGGGTTCTTAGA TGAGGATAACACATGGGAGCCGCAAGACAACCTGGACGGCCCCGACCATATCGCAGagtacatgcagaaacacaaggagaaggaggagaagaagaaggagggcaAGAGGAAAGTAGTCAGTGAGGCCTCGGGAGACTCAGAGGAGCGAGGGAgcaagaagaaggaggaggag aaacgGCGAGGAGGAGAGGgccatcaacgcattcacactggagagaaactgTACAGCTGTGATCAGTGTGGGGCAGATTTCAAAACTCAGGGTAACCTAAAAagacatcaacgcattcacactgaaGATAAACCGTAcaggtgtgaacaatgtgggaaaacctTTTCTCAGAGTAGTCACCTTAAAAGACACCACCAGCTCATTCACACTGCCTCGTAG